One window of Ancylothrix sp. D3o genomic DNA carries:
- a CDS encoding helix-turn-helix transcriptional regulator, with product MSAQNHKKLQYTMIPVEIVARIFWDRDFGQKLKSLRGKTSRRKFAEQLEAKGVQCSHQYLQQIEDGRVETVDMQLIMSICAELNCSLSDIFTSIYIEMPG from the coding sequence ATGTCAGCACAGAACCATAAAAAATTACAATACACAATGATACCTGTAGAGATTGTGGCTAGAATCTTTTGGGATAGGGATTTTGGCCAAAAGCTAAAATCCTTAAGGGGTAAGACTTCAAGAAGGAAATTTGCTGAGCAGTTAGAAGCTAAAGGGGTTCAATGTAGCCATCAATATCTCCAACAGATAGAAGATGGTCGCGTCGAAACCGTCGATATGCAGTTGATTATGAGTATTTGTGCTGAACTCAACTGCTCTCTTTCAGACATATTTACATCTATTTATATCGAAATGCCTGGTTAA